In Chitinibacter sp. FCG-7, the genomic stretch TGCAGGTCCACACCTGGCAAGGTGGGGCCAAAGCCGCGCACACCATTGCGCACGACGATTATTGCAGCGCCAGCACCACCGGGATAGAACAGTACGCGCTGCCTATTCTGAATGCGCGCGGACTCAAGGCCAGCCTGGGGCTGATTGCCGGCAGCTGCACCGATGCACAATGGCAAACGCTCAAGGAACGCGTGGCGCAGGGGCACGAATTATTCAACCACACGCTCACCCACCTAGGCATGCTCGAGCCCGGCTCGCTGGCACCGATCAGCGGCTGGGATAACGTCAGGGAAATCGTCAGCGCCCAGCAACTGGTGCACAGCAAGCTGGGCTACACCATGCACTTTGTCGCCTTCCCCAGCGATCTGGCCACCCCGCAAGCCAAGGCCTTTGTCGAAGCCCAAGCCGAGATTCTGGGCGCGCGCGCGGCCAAGCATATTTACGATGGCAAAGCCGCCGGGCTGAATGACGCCAACCAGCTGCAGCCGTATTTTGTGAAATGGGATGGCTACTGGCGCGATGGCAAATGGTCGCTCTACAAACCGGCGCGCGGCAATATGCTAATCCAGCACGTTGACGCCGCGCTGGCCGATGGCAGCTGGAGCTATCGCACCCTGCACGGCGTAGCCGATAGCTCTTGGGAAGCCGCGCCAGTGGATCAATACACCGCCTACGCCGATTACCTAGCCGCCAAAGTC encodes the following:
- a CDS encoding polysaccharide deacetylase family protein; the protein is MMKAHDFVLALLAFALFAMLAFLPMFSHAGSLQVHTWQGGAKAAHTIAHDDYCSASTTGIEQYALPILNARGLKASLGLIAGSCTDAQWQTLKERVAQGHELFNHTLTHLGMLEPGSLAPISGWDNVREIVSAQQLVHSKLGYTMHFVAFPSDLATPQAKAFVEAQAEILGARAAKHIYDGKAAGLNDANQLQPYFVKWDGYWRDGKWSLYKPARGNMLIQHVDAALADGSWSYRTLHGVADSSWEAAPVDQYTAYADYLAAKVKTGELWVAGPSDIIRYQVTRTQCPLKLDGNTIKASTSNPLCSRYGTALTVDVRLDAGQEGTFIQQGKALPTQMLDASTARLAINPLLGDVKIQ